The genomic stretch AAAGAAAATCGACACTTAACTAAGCGTCGATTATAGTGTGTGCAGCTTTAATGAAAAGATAGCGTAAAAAAATTACCTGTGCTTTCAAAAAATAGTTAAGTTATAAATTTAAGGTCTTTTCCAAATAATAAGCAATACCATTATCTTCATTTGAATACGTGACTTCACGAGCAATATCTTTTAGTTCCTGAATTCCATTGCCCATTGCAATCCCATGACCAGCAAATTTAATCATTTCAAGGTCGTTGTCTTCATCACCAAAGGCAATAATATTTTCTTGGGAGATTCCGTAATAATTTGCGACGCGTTCAAGCCCAACAGCTTTATTTAATCCTTTTTTGACAACCTCAATAACGTGCCAAGGAGCGCCCCAGCGGCGATGTTCAATCACTTCAGCATGTACATCAGATAGGTGAGACCTAATGTCAGCTACGTGTTCTTCATCCGCATGGATAAGTAGAGAAGTTGGGTTGTGATGAAGTCGTTGACGCAAATCTCCTGTTTCCAAGCGTGGATTTCCTAAGCTTAGAACATCCATCAGCTTTCGATCTTCAAAGTGTAGGTACACATCATCTTTTACTTCAGCCAAAATGTTGTTAATGCGGAAGTTGCTCATTGCTTCGACAATATCATCAACGGTTTGTTTATGAAGCGGCTCATGATACACTCCCCAATTTTTTTCACGTGGATGATGAACCAATGCTCCGTTAAAATTAACGATAGGGGTCGTGAGTTCCATTTCCGCATAATACATCGCGCTTGAACGATAAGGTCTTCCAGTAGCAATCATGACGATATGTCCAAGTTCTTTCGCTCGTTCAAGCGTCCGTTTTGTTTTAGGTAGAATGGTTTTATTATCAGCTAATAACGTGCCGTCTAAATCTAAAGCGATTAAATGTTTTTCTGTATTCATAGGATCTCCTTTACATATCTTAATAAGTAATCGAACTTAATTAGTTGGTTTTATATATATTAAAAATCAGCGTAATTCATTCGCTTATTTTCTATCTTACATAAGTTTGTGAAAAGAACAAAGCACAACGTTTGACAGATAGAAACGAGATTGTTACGGTAAAACAATCGAAAAAGAATCTCATAATATGAAAGGAGATTGCGACATGGATGAACAATTAAAAGAAAAGATTATGGAATCACTTGAAGAGGTAGTTGATCCTGAACTAGGCGTTGATATTGTAAACTTAGGCCTTGTTTATGATGTAATGATGGAAGAAAATCAAACAGTTGTTGTGACGATGACGCTAACATCCATTGGTTGCCCATTAGCAGGAGCAATTACAGAAGATGTGAAGAAAAACGTAATTGGACTCGATGGCGTTGAAAATGTCGAGGTGAATATTACCTTTAACCCTCCGTGGGAAAAGGAGAGAATGTCACGCTATGCGAAAATTGCACTAGGCATTCAGTGAAAAAAAGTACTTCAGCTTAAAAGTTGGAGTACTTTTTTTGAGTGTTTTTTAATAAAAATAAATTTATATGTATATTTAAAACAAATTAACAAACTTCAAAAAAGATAAACTTTTTTTAAATATTCGTTTGATTTTATTTTTATACAGTATTATAATGAGAAATAATTCAAATAGTTACGTAGAAAAAGGAGTAGTATTATGACACAGATTAACGTCGGTATTGTTGGAGCAACAGGTTATGGTGGCGCTGAACTAATTCGGTTGTTAGACGGTCATCCATATTTAAATATTCATTCAGTGTATTCATCTTCACAGAATGATTTGCCAATATCTGAAGTGTACCCTCACTTATCACATTTTGCATATAAATTAAAAGAAATTAACCCTAAAGAAATGGCGGAAGAGCTTGAAATGGTTTTTACAGCAACCCCTTCAGGTGTATCGAGTAAGCTAGTTCCTACATTAATTAACGAAGGATTAAAAGTAATAGATCTCTCGGGAGACTTTCGATTAAAAGATGAAGAGCTATATGAAAAATGGTATAAAAAGCCTTCTGCTAGTTTGGAAGACTTAGAGAAGGCCGTTTATGGTTTGTCAGAATGGTTTGCAGATGAAGTATCATCCGCTGATTTCATTTCAAATCCGGGGTGTTATCCAACGGCGACGTTATTGGGGCTAGCACCGCTTGCTCAAGAAAAAATAGTGGTTTCTAATTCCATTATCGTTGATGCAAAGTCCGGTATTTCAGGAGCAGGTCGCGGATTATCTCAACTGGCACATTATGCTGAAATCAATGAAAATATGAAAATTTATAAAGTTAACAAGCATCAGCATATTCCTGAAATTGAATCAGTTTTATCACGATGGGATTCTGAAATTGGTAACGTAATGTTTAATACGCACCTTGTTCCGATGACGCGGGGGATTATGGCCACGATGTATGCAGAGTTAAAGGAAGAGAAGTCGATAGAAGAACTTCATGAGTTGTATGTGCAAGCGTATGAAGCAAAGCCTTTTGTTCGAGTGAGAAAGCTAGGAGAATTTCCGTCAACAAAAGAAGTGAGCGGATCAAACTATTGTGATATAGGCCTTGATTATGATGAGCGCACGAAAAGGATCACAATCGTCTCAGTGATTGATAATTTGATGAAGGGTGCAGCAGGGCAAGCGGTACATAATGCAAATATCATGCTGGGCTTTGAAGAGAACTTGGGTATTAACGGATTACCTGTCTATCCATGATGAGCAGCGTAGGAGGGAATAATGTGATTACAGCAAAAAAGAGTTTGGTAGATATTAAAAAAATCGAGAATGGTACGATTGTTAGTCCAAAAGGATTTTCCGCTGCGGGAATTCATGCCGGACTTCGATATGAGAAAAAAGATATTGGCGTCATTATGAGCGATGTGCCTGCTAACTGTGCGGCGGTTTATACGCTAAATACGTTTCAAGCAGCACCTTTATATGTGACAAAAGATAGCATCAGCCAAGAACAAAAGCTACAAGCTGTTGTTGTGAACAGCGCTTGTGCGAATGCTTGTACAGGTGAACAAGGGTTAAAAGACGCATACGAAATGCGGGATACAAGCGCCGAACAGTTTCAAATACCTGCTCATTATGTAGCCGTCGCTTCTACAGGTGTGATTGGTGAACTATTAAATATGAAGAAGATTAATGCAGGAATCAAGCAGCTTCAACCAGCAAATACAAAGGAAGGAGCAGAAGCTTTCCAAACGGCGATTTTAACAACTGACACAGTAATGAAAACTGCTTGCTACGAAGTGGTTGTCGATGGAAAAACCGTTACGATTGGTGGAGCGGCGAAAGGATCAGGGATGATTCATCCGAATATGGCAACTATGCTTGGATTTGTCACGACAGATGCCAATATTGAATCAATAGTTTTACAAGATGCCCTTCGATCTATTACGAATAAAAGCTTTAATCAGATTACGGTTGATGGAGATACATCCACAAATGATATGGTGTTAGTCCTTGCAAATGGAAAAGCTGAAAACGAAATGCTAACGGTAAATCACTCTGATTGGAACGCATTTTATGAGGCACTTCGACTTGTGTGTGAGGATCTTGCCAAGCAAATTGCTCGCGATGGAGAAGGTGCAACAAAGCTTATTGAAGTAAATGTTGAAGGTGCTGCTACAAATGAAGATGCCAATACAATTGCGAAGCAAATTGTTGGATCAAGCCTTGTTAAAACAGCTGTGTACGGAGCGGATGCAAACTGGGGAAGAATTATTTGCGCAGTTGGCTACAGCGGGGTCAAAATTAATCCAAATGATATAACGGTGGCGTTAGGTGACATCGTGATGTTGCAAAATAGTCAGCCTCAAGCTTTCGATGAAGAAGCGGCTAAGAACTATTTACAGCAGGAACATGTAGCTTTGAATGTATTTCTTAATGAAGGAACAGCTAAAGGAAAAGCATGGGGTTGTGATTTAACTTATGATTACGTGAAAATTAATGCAAGTTACCGAACGTAAGGAGAGAAGACGATGTCGGATGCAAAAACAATTGTTATAAAGTGTGGAGGAAGCATCATTAATCAGTTAACAAATTCATTTTTTAGAGACTTAAAGAAGCTGATTGAGAGTGGCCATAACATTGTATTAGTACATGGTGGGGGGCCAGATATTGCGAATATGTTAGCAAAGCTTGATATTAAAGCAGAATTCGTAGATGGCTTACGACGAACATCTAAAGAAGCTTTAGATGTGGTGACAATGGTGCTATCAGGAAAGGTTAACAAACAGCTTGTGCGTGATATTCAAATTCAAGGTCTTCAAGCAATTGGTTTGTCAGGGTGTGATGCTCAGCTTTTAGAAGCTGAAGCTATTGATTTTGAAAAATTAGGTTATGTTGGGGAAGTGGTTTCTGTCAATGAAAACCTTTTAAAGCAGCTGATAGAAAAAAGCTACATCCCTGTTATTTCATCGATTGGTGTAAATAGTCAAGGTGAGATGTTTAATATTAATGCTGATGTAGCAGCAGGTTCAATTGCTAAGGCACTCGGAGCACAGAAGCTTATGTTTGTAACAGATGTGCAAGGAGTTTTAAAAGACCAGCAGTTGTTAACAGAGTTGACGGTAGAAGAAGTGAGCCAGCTAATCGAAGAGAAAACCATTTATGGAGGGATGATTCCTAAGGTTATGTCAGCAGTCAAAGCATTGTCTCCAACGCTACACGAGGTCAATATCATCAGTGGTATTAACGGCTTTTTAGATCAAAGTGGAAACTTAGTTGGAACTGCAATTAAACATATTATTAAAGGTGGAGAGGATAAAGATGAGCTCGTTATTTCCAACGTATCAACGTCTTGATATACATGTAAAAGAAGCGAATGGAACGTATTTAACGGATGAAAATAACCAAACATATTTAGATTTCATTTCAGGAATTGCTGTATGTAACGTAGGGCATCGTCACCCTGAAGTTCAAAAAGCAGTAGAAGAACAGTTAAATAAAGTGTGGCATGTGTCTAATTTATTTCACCAATCCATCCAAGAAGAAGTAGCCAACTTACTTGTTGCTAATTCAAGCGGAGACGCAGTGTTCTTTTGCAATAGTGGAGCAGAAGCTAACGAAGCGGCTATTAAACTAGCAAGAAAGCATACCAAAAAGCATAAAATTATTACGTTTACGAAATCGTTCCATGGCCGTACGTTTGCAACGATGACGGCAACTGGGCAAGCAAAGATTCATGAAGGGTTTGGACCACTCGTTAATGAATTTGTTTATCTTCCTTATAATGATGTAGAAAGCGTAGAGGCAGAAATGGATGATACGGTAGCTGCAATTATGACTGAGGTTGTTCAAGGTGAAGGCGGAGTAGTGCCAGGAACAGAAAGTTTTTTAACAACTATTCAAAAGCTATGTCAGGAATACGGTGCGCTGTTTATTGTCGATGAAGTACAAACAGGAATTGGCCGAACAGGTAAACCATTTGCTTATCAGCACTTTAATTTATCGCCTGATATTATCACAGCTGCGAAAGGCTTAGGAAGCGGAATGCCTATTGGTGCAATGATTGGGAAAGGTCTTTTAAAGGAATCATTCGGACCTGGAACCCATGGTACGACATTTGGGGGGAATCCAATTGCCTTAGCATCGGCTAAAGCAACGCTGCAAATTATTTTTAATCAACAATTCTTAGAAGAAGTAAATGCCAAGTCAGCCACTTTCAAAAAACAGCTAACCGTCATGTTAGAAAGCTATTCAATTGTGAAAGAAGTTCGTGCAAAAGGTTTTATGATTGGTATTGAGTGCGGGAAATATCAAGCCCAGTTAATCACTGCTATGCGTGAAAAAGGACTGTTAGTGTTAGGTGCAGGTCCTCACGTAATACGTTTACTACCACCATTAACAGTTAGCAGTGAAGAGTTATCAGAAGCACTGACTGTTATTGAGCAAGTATTTCAAGAGCTTAAGATAACGATATAAACAGTTATTTTTTTGAAAGTGATGTATAAAAATTCTTTAAAATAAATAATTATTCGAAGAGGGATGCAAAATGAATGGATATTTACATTTAGCAAACGGAGATTCATTTGAAGGTAGTATTGAAAATACTGCCTCTCACCAAGCAAGCGGAGAAATTGTCTTTTTTACAGGAATGACAGGCTATCAAGAAGTTGTGACGGATCCTTCTTATAAAGACCAAATTATTGTTTTTACCTATCCATTGATTGGAAATTATGGGATTAATGAGAAAGACTTTGAAAGTAAAAAGCCTCATGTAGCAGGCGTTGTCGTATACGAATGTTCCGATGAAGGATTCCATTATGAAGCGATGTATAGCTTTAAGCAATATTTAAAAAAGTGGAATATTCCTCTTATCACACATGTGGATACGAGAGCGGTCGTTAAACGAATTCGAAAAGAGGGAACAATGCAAGCAGCCTTTTCCGCTTCTGCTCAAGGTAACGTAGTAACGGACTCTGAACCATACGTGGTTAAGCAAGTATCAACGAAAGAGGTTGTATCACACGCTGGAGATAAACAACATATTGTACTAATGGATTTTGGTTATAAAAAATCAATTTTACAAGAGCTATTAAATCGCAACTGCCAAGTGACGGTGGTTCCTTACTCGACTTCACTTGAAGAAATTAAAGCGTTAAAGCCAGATGGGATTGTTCTATCAAACGGACCGGGAGACCCAATGCAAGTAGCAGATCAATTATCAGAAATCAAAGCAATTATCAGTAAATATCCAACGCTTGGAATTTGCTTTGGTCATCAGTTAATCGGGTTAGCATTCGGTGCAAAAACCAAGAAATTAATGTTCGGTCATCGTGGAGCAAATCAGCCGGTTATTGATTTATTTACAAATAAAGTATGTATGACATCACAAAACCATAGCTATGTGGTAGATGAAGTGACAGTCGAGCAAACGCCTCTTAAAGTACGATTTAAAAATGTTAATGATCAGTCAGTTGAAGGTCTTGTACATGAGCAACTTCCGGTGTTATCGGTACAGTATCACCCAGAAGCACATCCAGGACCAAGTGATAGCACATATATCTTTGATGAATTTATGAAGCAAGTACAGCAAGTTGGGAGCGAAAAAGTATATGCCTAAAGATAAAACACTACAAACCATTTTAGTTATTGGCTCTGGTCCAATTGTGATTGGGCAAGCAGCCGAATTTGATTATTCAGGTACACAGGCGTGTCTTTCACTGAAAGAAGAAGGATATGAAGTCATTTTAATTAACAACAATCCGGCTACAATTATGACGGATACACATATAGCTGATCGTATTTATTTTGAGCCACTTACGGTTGATTCTGTTGAAAAAGTTATTGCAAAAGAAAAGCCTGATGGCCTTTTAGCAACGCTAGGAGGACAAACGGGACTGAATTTAGCATTAGAGCTACACGAACATCAAATTTTAGAAAAATACGGCGTGAAGCTGCTAGGTACACCAATTGAATCCATTAAGCAAGGAGAAAGTCGTGAAGAGTTTCGTGCCCTCATGCAGGAATTAAATGAGCCAGTTCCTGAAAGTGAAGTTGTAACTGAAGTTGAGCAAGCGTTAACGTTTGCGAAAGAAATTGGTTTTCCGGTTATTGTTCGACCAGCTTACACTCTCGGTGGAACGGGTGGAGGAATTGCACATTCATTAGAAGAGCTTGAAAAGCTTGCCACATCAGGCCTTCGAGAAAGTGCTATTCATCAATGTTTAATTGAGAAAAGCATCGCAGGATTTAAAGAAGTAGAGTACGAAGTTATGCGTGATGTTAACGGAACGTGCATTACGATTTGTAACATGGAAAACATTGATCCAGTTGGTGTACATACAGGAGATTCTGTTGTAGTCGCACCTTCACAAACATTAACAGACGTTGAGTATCAGATGCTGCGATCATCATCAATTAAAATTATCTCGGCTCTCGGTATTATTGGTGGTTGTAATATCCAATTTGCACTTGATCCTAACAGCAAACAATATTATCTAATTGAGGTCAATCCCCGCGTCAGTCGTTCGT from Bacillus sp. 1780r2a1 encodes the following:
- a CDS encoding Cof-type HAD-IIB family hydrolase, with the protein product MNTEKHLIALDLDGTLLADNKTILPKTKRTLERAKELGHIVMIATGRPYRSSAMYYAEMELTTPIVNFNGALVHHPREKNWGVYHEPLHKQTVDDIVEAMSNFRINNILAEVKDDVYLHFEDRKLMDVLSLGNPRLETGDLRQRLHHNPTSLLIHADEEHVADIRSHLSDVHAEVIEHRRWGAPWHVIEVVKKGLNKAVGLERVANYYGISQENIIAFGDEDNDLEMIKFAGHGIAMGNGIQELKDIAREVTYSNEDNGIAYYLEKTLNL
- a CDS encoding metal-sulfur cluster assembly factor — protein: MDEQLKEKIMESLEEVVDPELGVDIVNLGLVYDVMMEENQTVVVTMTLTSIGCPLAGAITEDVKKNVIGLDGVENVEVNITFNPPWEKERMSRYAKIALGIQ
- the argC gene encoding N-acetyl-gamma-glutamyl-phosphate reductase, with protein sequence MTQINVGIVGATGYGGAELIRLLDGHPYLNIHSVYSSSQNDLPISEVYPHLSHFAYKLKEINPKEMAEELEMVFTATPSGVSSKLVPTLINEGLKVIDLSGDFRLKDEELYEKWYKKPSASLEDLEKAVYGLSEWFADEVSSADFISNPGCYPTATLLGLAPLAQEKIVVSNSIIVDAKSGISGAGRGLSQLAHYAEINENMKIYKVNKHQHIPEIESVLSRWDSEIGNVMFNTHLVPMTRGIMATMYAELKEEKSIEELHELYVQAYEAKPFVRVRKLGEFPSTKEVSGSNYCDIGLDYDERTKRITIVSVIDNLMKGAAGQAVHNANIMLGFEENLGINGLPVYP
- the argJ gene encoding bifunctional ornithine acetyltransferase/N-acetylglutamate synthase, coding for MSSVGGNNVITAKKSLVDIKKIENGTIVSPKGFSAAGIHAGLRYEKKDIGVIMSDVPANCAAVYTLNTFQAAPLYVTKDSISQEQKLQAVVVNSACANACTGEQGLKDAYEMRDTSAEQFQIPAHYVAVASTGVIGELLNMKKINAGIKQLQPANTKEGAEAFQTAILTTDTVMKTACYEVVVDGKTVTIGGAAKGSGMIHPNMATMLGFVTTDANIESIVLQDALRSITNKSFNQITVDGDTSTNDMVLVLANGKAENEMLTVNHSDWNAFYEALRLVCEDLAKQIARDGEGATKLIEVNVEGAATNEDANTIAKQIVGSSLVKTAVYGADANWGRIICAVGYSGVKINPNDITVALGDIVMLQNSQPQAFDEEAAKNYLQQEHVALNVFLNEGTAKGKAWGCDLTYDYVKINASYRT
- the argB gene encoding acetylglutamate kinase, yielding MSDAKTIVIKCGGSIINQLTNSFFRDLKKLIESGHNIVLVHGGGPDIANMLAKLDIKAEFVDGLRRTSKEALDVVTMVLSGKVNKQLVRDIQIQGLQAIGLSGCDAQLLEAEAIDFEKLGYVGEVVSVNENLLKQLIEKSYIPVISSIGVNSQGEMFNINADVAAGSIAKALGAQKLMFVTDVQGVLKDQQLLTELTVEEVSQLIEEKTIYGGMIPKVMSAVKALSPTLHEVNIISGINGFLDQSGNLVGTAIKHIIKGGEDKDELVISNVSTS
- a CDS encoding acetylornithine transaminase, with product MSSLFPTYQRLDIHVKEANGTYLTDENNQTYLDFISGIAVCNVGHRHPEVQKAVEEQLNKVWHVSNLFHQSIQEEVANLLVANSSGDAVFFCNSGAEANEAAIKLARKHTKKHKIITFTKSFHGRTFATMTATGQAKIHEGFGPLVNEFVYLPYNDVESVEAEMDDTVAAIMTEVVQGEGGVVPGTESFLTTIQKLCQEYGALFIVDEVQTGIGRTGKPFAYQHFNLSPDIITAAKGLGSGMPIGAMIGKGLLKESFGPGTHGTTFGGNPIALASAKATLQIIFNQQFLEEVNAKSATFKKQLTVMLESYSIVKEVRAKGFMIGIECGKYQAQLITAMREKGLLVLGAGPHVIRLLPPLTVSSEELSEALTVIEQVFQELKITI
- a CDS encoding carbamoyl phosphate synthase small subunit, whose translation is MNGYLHLANGDSFEGSIENTASHQASGEIVFFTGMTGYQEVVTDPSYKDQIIVFTYPLIGNYGINEKDFESKKPHVAGVVVYECSDEGFHYEAMYSFKQYLKKWNIPLITHVDTRAVVKRIRKEGTMQAAFSASAQGNVVTDSEPYVVKQVSTKEVVSHAGDKQHIVLMDFGYKKSILQELLNRNCQVTVVPYSTSLEEIKALKPDGIVLSNGPGDPMQVADQLSEIKAIISKYPTLGICFGHQLIGLAFGAKTKKLMFGHRGANQPVIDLFTNKVCMTSQNHSYVVDEVTVEQTPLKVRFKNVNDQSVEGLVHEQLPVLSVQYHPEAHPGPSDSTYIFDEFMKQVQQVGSEKVYA